The sequence TTTCAATAAGGATGTGGGCTTTCAATTGCATAATTTGCATTGACTAGAATATTGGACGCAACTTCTTCGAATTTTCTTGATATAAATTATGGCTTGTTATAAGATGTTTATAGATATTGATCTTCTTCACATTTCACCAAAATACATAAAAATCAAATTCAAAATTAACTTTTCAACATGTTCGAAGGTTGTTACAATATTGTGTATTCTTTACCAGCTGCACTAAACAATAGCTACGTGTATGCAAACATGACACGAGAGAATGTGGACAAATTGATATATTATTGTGATCTGGCATGGTATAAGGAAGTTGAAGACATGCAAAGCAAACCTATGGTGTGGATTGGCGTCTATGTAGCTGCAGCATCAATTCTGTGCAGCATTGCTATGGGTGCTGATTTGTTGCACGGTTTTAGAAATAGGAAATTGTGGTTTCCATCTAAATATTTCACACTCGATGCAGCATCTATCACAGTGATTACTGTCGCCATGAAATTACCTGTGGATCTGAATACTTTCATGCCTGGATACTTAGATCAAGTAACCAAGTTGGGAAGCATGGCCTTCATGTGTACGATGATGGCAAACATAATGCCTTCTTTGGCGTCTATGAACAACAAGACACTTCTTGCAAACGTCATAGGTTTGGTTATTCTCGTTATCACTATTGTTGTCAATATTTGCATCGAGATTAGTACCGGTGTTATACAAACTACCAATATATATGTGATCTTGATAGCAGCATACATCTATCTGGCTATGTTACTGTggttactaataatcataatttcTTCAGCTATAATGATTCCTTCTACTAAGCAAATTTTAGAATTCAAATACCAAGTCGCATGCAAGAGAACTCTAGACGATCAAAATAACTTAATGGCTATGGTTGAAAATCTCAGGCAATATGTTAGAAAATATTGGGTTATGGCTGAAAGTGGCAGCCCTCAATTTGTGTTGGCTAGTAATCGGTTATCCTCTACTTCTGCCATAATTTGTGTAATTATTCTACTCATTGAACTATTGCTATGTATATCATTGCAATTTGAATTACGGGATACTGGCGAAACAATATCTTCTGAGTGGGGGTCAGATTACAACTGGTCAGTGTTTTCCATCTTTATATCACAGTTGATTGGGATCGTAGTTGGTACCATTGCTCCAATATTTCGATGTTTTACAATAATGAACTTCAATTTGTTCACTAATAAAAATCATTTTGTGATCTTCAAAGTAGAAAAGTACTGGTTCCAGCAGTTGTGTGAGTGGAAAGAAAGCCATATAATTTTTCTATCAAGTGGTTCTTGGTCATTAACTTTTCTACGTAATTTGAAAAACCTCTTTTTAGAACTTTGCATTCGCATCCAAAAGGTTATTGTTGTATCAAGCAAGATGATTGGGCTTATTCCGATAGTCATTTCAATCTTAATCATGTATATTTTACGTACTTGGAAGTCATTGGTGGCAATGTTGTTTAAGCTACCCCCATTTAAAGAAGATGATGACATCAACAGTGACCTAAGTGATTACGTATTGCAACTTGAAGATGATATGAAGCTTAGCAATCAGACACTGAAACGCATTTCAAACGCCATCAATAAGTTTATCCAAGACGCAGAGAAGGAACAAAATAAGGATCTTTTAGTGTTTCTACATCCTTCTACCGGATTTAAGGGAGTAGAGAGTTTTGATAGCGATCAAGTTGAAGCGCTAACTTCCGTTAAACTTGTTAACAGTTGGAGCTTACCGGTTGTAACTTTGACATGCATCGCCATTTCTCTCCCTAATATTTCTAATGTTGCAGTTCATAGGTTGCTCGATAATGTTCGCGAAAGTCTTCGGTATACTAGTCTCGTGGAGGAAACCGTGAATAATACACGCGAATATTCAAATATATTAAAGGCAACTACGACCTTGTGGTATGAGGTTGAAGAGAAGCGCATGTGGTTGGAAAACACTATCAAAAAGGGTGCTTTTGGAGGAAAAACACCGATAGAAGTTCTTGAATGGTTTGCTGTTAAAGCTAAAACAATTGTTTCAGAAAACGAGACTACGAATGGAGAAGTAATGGTGAACAATCCAAAGAACTTGATTCTTGCTAATTCAATGTATCGTAATGCACAAACAATATTGTTCAACTACCAAGCGAATGTTGAAATGATTAATGAAGACATAAAGTTGTTTGAGCTTTTATCAAGCATGATTTCCGACATATTATCTGCTTGCTTCACCAACATACGACGAGTCATAGAGATGAAGTGTCGTGAAAGTGTCATAGAGAAACGGGAGAGTAGTGTCATGGATGCCGCTAAATTGTTTGGTAGAACTCAAGAGATACTAAAAAGAGTTGAAGGGTGGGAGTTACCAAGTATGGATTCTGGAAAAATGGGATTTATTGATGAGTGGCGTCTTCATTTGAAGCGAACGATTCCTTAATATACATTTCTTTTCATTTGAGAAAATGTAAAAAATTTGTTCCTGAACTTCATTATTTTACTGTTCAAAGATTTTAATTGGAGCAAAATAATATGTTATTGTAACGTTAATTTTCGGGGATTTGAAGATAGGTAAAGAAAATAAGGTGTAATTgggatttaatttatgtattttgattttgataatttgatTTGATGATAACGAGGTTAGAGGTTCGCTGCGCGTTGCTGCGGCTCCCTACTTCGTTTGTGGAATGgtgtttattttttatatatacgtCTTGGTCTCAGCAAAAAGTGTACTTGGAAGTGTATAAATTATCTTTGAATATGTAAAAagtagaaatagaaatagaaatagaaatacatattaaaatGGAGTTATTAATATAGTAAAAGTAAAGATTAAAAGTTATGGGAAGGAAATATtagaaaattgtttttcaaaagaaaaagaaaatttaGGAAAAAATAATAATGAAAGATGAATGGCTTTGAATAGAAATATTAACACTTTTTACGTATTTtacaattacaaaaaaaaaaaaaaaaaaaaaaaaagtgttaacactattttaatattttacaattaAAATGcacatatataaaagataaaagatTGATATAAAAGTAAATTACATTATTCCTAAGTGCATGTTTGGTGATTCATGTCATATCAGATGAACAGAATATGCGAAAGATGGAGGGCTTGCCTCCTCATTCCCTTTTACTTATATTCACCATTGTATCTTATAATCATACACTTTTTTCACTGAACTTCTCTCTTCCACATCAGCGTTACATCAGCACAAACCTTTTAACATTCAtttcacattcctttcactaaacactcacAATCATACACTCCATTTCAAAATAAATATACCCAAAAAATATATCTATAAAATATAAAGTGTACAAGCAATTAAACACAAAgtacaaataaaaaaaatagtggGTCCCAATTTTACCTTTGGCGAGTAGTTAGAGGAGTGGCTAACAACCCATTTAACGAGTTGCTGGTTTTGGTTGTTATCCGCTAACCATCGTTAACGGATGGGTTTAACATACCACTACGTGTGGCCTAAGCATTTGTTAATAGAAATTATATTGATAGTATAAAAAACAATacaattttttatataaaaaattattgtttatctatacatatatacatatacatatatgtaattaaAAGTACAAAAGAATATACGGAAAAACAAAAGAGATAAGAGAAATGTTTTAGAAATTTTAAAACACAAACATACTGTAAAAATAAGATGTAACTAAAAGAAAAAGAGGAAAACAGAAAGATTTTAAAGAAAATGATAAGAAAAGAAacttagaaagaaaaaaaagaccTAAAAGATTTTAAAGaacaaagcaaaaaaaaaaaaaaaaaaaaagaaagaaaagaaacataGGAATGAAAAGGACCAAAATTAAATTGACTAAATGGGTATTGAACCTGAGTGTATGAGATTCTCGATGGGAATTTTATTTTTTATACACATaacatattatttaatatttacacTTAGCGATTTTTATTATAAAGaagttaacaattattattatttctcTTAGAGCATCCGGTGTGGGCAAGGTCACCTCGGCGTCGGCTGGATCTCCGACGGTCGGACCACACCAGTTCGGCGTCGGTCCGGCGTCGAGGTATTCGAAGTCTTCCACTCGACACTGTGGAGATGGGACCCAATTTCAAATTTTCGACCGTCGctctttttttcttcttttttttccttccttttccttaggggtgttcatcggttcggttttcggtttgttcggtttattcggttcggtgtatttggttttaaattttttttaggcaaaaccgaaaactgaattcaaagttaaaaccgaaccgaaccgaaaatcgaattcggattcggttcggttttcggttaaaaccgaatattttGAAAAGACTGAGAACGATGTTAGTTTAActgtggcgttactgatgtcttagttatttatatccgaaaacaatgacgtactattaaattatcaagaattcgatgatttattaatatttacaacttaattatgacgtttactacttctgttattaagaagaagaacataataatttgagaacataattataatgtgagataccaaatcgtcatatgggtgagaacatattttatCGATTCGATCgtaaattataatgacattaaaacataattatacaaattaaatatttaaaaattttgaattcggttttgaattcggttttcggttaaaccgaattccgaattttcaaaaccgaaaaccgaaccgaaaaccgaattcaaattcggtttcggtttgactcgatccgaaaaccatttttcaaattcggtttggtttttttccggtttgatttcggtttggttttcgggttctacggtttcaaaccaaataccgaCCACCCCTACTTTTCCTCCATTTACTTGTATTTAGTATTTCATTGTGTGTTTTATGAAAATAATTGGAGTTGTGCTGTAGATCTGTGATTAAGAGTTGAAGTTATGTTGCAGGTAAGATGTGAAGGAGATGAGTTTTGTCATATTTTTATTTTGGTCCCTCAACAACTTATACGCTTCCTTTTAACCCCTTAAAATACACCCGTACTAATTGTTTGTAAATAtttcactaaaaaaaaaaaaaaaaaagacgataCATTTATGATCTAAATAATAAAATGTCATTATATAAAactttttttatatagaaaatatttatttaattaaaaaagataaaataaatgattaataataaatattttctcTTTCCAAGACACTGAACTGACAATCTTCCCAATTCCCTTGTTTTTTCACCAATGCCAGTTTACAATGTCAGTCCAGTCAGCGtccagtcatcagcaagacactgaacTAACACTGAAATGATGCGTCACCACACCCAGTGCTCTTATATACTAATAACACCCCTAATTTTGGTCGTTTCAGTTTTAGATGCGCATCCTTTTACAAATAGTTTCACCCCCATCTTTCCCTCCTCTACTTTTGAGCTGCCACCCTTAGACCACTCCCTATAGTTCATTACTAGCTAATTACCCGTtcattacccgtcattacccgtaactaaccacaGGCACGTGCTAGTTACCCGCATCCACCAtcaatttaacggaagttttaagtttagttataggaattgtgggtccagtggttttttattgttggacttgatgctttattgcttgtacgttataTATTAAGAgcagtattgttttagccattatagggagtgtttaattatgagttagttaAAGGATATTGGTGTTAATATGACACTGATGTGAAAGGTTAAAagaatgaatagtttagttacaatAGGTGGCCTTAACTACATCACATTTACGTAACTCTTTCctatttattttctatttttttctCCCCTGCCTGCCCTCATCTATGGCTATTTATTTTTCACGTCTTCATCGTTTCTGTCGGTATTTTTTGTTTCCTACATGAATGCAAACCCTAATTTCTTCCTGCGATTGAATGAAAAAAAATTAGGGTTCAGAACAAATTAGGGTTTATTCTTGCCTGATGTTGATTATGGCTTCCGTTGAACGACTATTGTAgccggtaaaaaaaaaaaaagaaagtgaCGAGCTATTTTATTTTAACTTATAGACAACATCAGGTATTGAATAGGAAGAAGAAACTGCATTCAGCTGCGAATTCATTGCAATTCATGATATCCGGAAGTTATTAAAGTAAGTGTTTATGCTCTCACACTTGTAATCTAccactaaataattgaataaaAGCATATTATAGCAGGtctggtgtgtgtgtgtgtagtgTTGTGTACTCTGGATTTTGAAGTTACTGAGTGCCTCTTTTTATTAAAATCCAGGTTCGTATAATTTGTGCTTCATAGCGTCATTAGCTTGTAATCGATAATACCTTTGTGTTTGTGTTTTGTGAACTGATAGTATGTTGCAATCAGTGAATGTTTCCTTTGATTGTAATTTTGTGAACTAATTACAATTAATACAAAGAGATACAACAAAGGTGCTATAGCACAAAAGCCATTGTTATATCAGTTTATTACATTTGGTTGAGTTATACTATAAGAATCAACATTTTTAATACTGGTATTGCTACTGATATTTACAGTGTCAACCATATTACCTACATATAGTTCAGCTGCTGCAAATATATACACCAACACCATTGACAGTCTCTGCCatacttttttttattattataatagctgcACTAAATCACTTATTATACCATATTTCCAAATTGAGTCAACAGATACCATATGAGGTTTATTACTACCTTTCATCACCTTACTCTATATAGGTTACATGGTCAGCATTATAAAATGACTTTCAATAAACAAACCAAAACTCACAATATTCTGTCAGACAGTTTTTAGCAGCTCGAACATCACTCCAAAACCGAAATTAGCAGGTGACTCACAAAAGTTGAAGAGCTTTCGCAGATGACAGAAAAATGTGCCCTCTACAGGTAAACTCATTCTTATAACTTACCAGCTAATACTAATAAGATGCTCTTGACTGTAATGTGGTTGagatattttatttaaaaattttattaacttatttgtttattgcaacataataaGTTTCAACATTAAGTTGCTTTATTTAAGCTTATATAATATTTTGTGTAGCATTTAAAAATAGATGCTTCTAAATCGGTTCGTAGCAATCATGTACCAATGGTTTTGATCACGTTCATTTCTCAGATGACGAAGAGAGCCCCACAACATCGGAAAAAACAAAAACTCGGATATGCAACAAAAAACGATGACATCTTTTGGGAAGTGACGACACCACTTTTTACATGGTAATATCATAGCAATGATTCTGAATGTCACCAAAAGCCTGTAAATTTAAACGAAGTACTAGATCTTTTGTATGCCTAACTACTTTAGAAACCATTTAACTTTTGTACCGTGCACATGGTAACCCAACAAACAGTCTTTCATGTGCTTAAATGTTTCAGAAATCGCAAACAAAGGGTGCTTACTATCTTTACTAAATATTACAACACAAAAAATGCAAACACGATGTCAATAACTCCCCAGCAAATCGGGAACCAAAGTTACTTTGTTATTTAGTCTCCGCTCGGGTATATAGACTGCACCTGTTTTGATGGGTAACCAAGTGGTTGTATATTTGAATTTTGAAATGTTTGAAAATATCAATGATAATGACATTTCACAAATAACTACTAAATTTTTATGAGATGAACATGAATACCTTCTCATTTAGTGGCTGACTAATTAATGATAGTTCAAATTGTGTGGTCATATGCATCTTGATTTGTTTAAATGTTATTGATTTTCACTTACTTTTGTGTTCGTTTCCAACCGAGAAAGTATATCGTCAACATTTAGCTTTTAACTGAATGTGGTGCAGTTTAGGAAGCGTGTATGAGGAAGCTCCTATTCTATCTAGAAGTTATTAGTACCAAAGTTGATCATATTCGGTGATGCCAGACAAGAAAAACAAATAATAAGGTGTGTTTGTATATTTTTCCGTTATGTTTGTAATCAATTAAAGCACATTTTTCAATTCCTACAACAACTTTTGGAGTGTATAGTAGCTTTTGAGGGGTTAATTTGGTTACAAATATCATGTTTATCGATACATTTTTTATATATGTTGTCCGTTAGGGAGGACTAGCATAAGATTTTTAGTTAATCTGTCACACATTTTTGTTGCAGCTATTTAGTACATGTTGTAGGTGCtacaatatccttattattaagtaTTTTGTTTCAATGTTGATTTTAGGAGCAACCTTAGATGACGTATGCGGATCGAATGGCAAATGCAAATGTACCATTGTTGGCTACCATAGAGCATACTCGAGTGCTAGCATACACTCAACTTAGAATATTAATCCTAAGTTTCAGGTTATCTTTTAATGAAGTTCATATTACTTTCAATGTTGTTGCTTCTTTGAGATTTTTGATGATATATTTCATGATATGCAGAACTCAAAATTCTATCATTTTGTTTCAAAGATGAGTAGTAGAGAATTGCCTATTGAGAATAACCATGTGAAGTAGTCAACGCAAATACAATGTGTGTTCATGTAATGTGTTAGATAATTACGTTTAAGTCGGAAACGAAGCTATAACAACAATTTGTAGCATAATCGCTTACAATTTTCGAGCACTAGCAGCGTAGTCATTAATCGTTTACAAATTCTAGCATAATATTTACCAAGTGATTGGTCATAAGAAAATACCCGTTGTGTTTTATAATTGTTGTTTTTTGTTATATCGAGTCATAAAGCCTTCAAGTTTATATGAATTGTGGTTGAAGTAGTTGACTTGACTAGCCTGTTGTTTTTTGTCATTGTTTGAAGTGGTTATTGTCATCTTATATTTAGTAATATTGAACACTGCAAATTTGTTTAAATCCATTTGACTCCAATTTATATGTACCTTAAATTTGCTTATGTTGGAGATTTAGCCAATAGTCATTTACAAAAAAATGGTCATTTTCAGTTGTATGAGTAGTATGTTGCTGACTACAAAAACTTTATTGGTTATGATACTTATTATGTCTAATTAGTTATGTCTTTCTATTTTATACACTTTATGTAACTGTTACTCATGTTATGTTGTGATGTTCATTATGTAGGCGTTTCTTATTTCTATATGGATGTCGATAATTGCAGTTTCCTTTGTAGCTAATATACAACCGTCATCTAGACGCAGCAACGCGCGGCCCGCCGCTTTTAACTAGTTATGAGCAAATAGCGTATAGGTTAATGAATGAAATCGGTATACTGAAAAAATATGGTTTGGTGGGATTAATTAGTTAGGGTAAACTAAAAGAGAAGGATAAAGtaaaaggaccataatacccttatAGGCTTGACACCCCACTTAGCAGAGAAAATTAACATTACACGGAGTGACTTTTTGCAAGATTTGAGAACCTCGGTGGCTAttcttaccaaaaaaaaaaaaaaaaagtttagtgATTAAACGTGCAACATCATACAAACCATGGGGACTATCTGTCTAGTTTTGTCTAACATAATTCTAGTAACCATTAAATTATGTTTAGATCTACCAATCAATATATCTCAATACTTTTGACATGAATTTAGTTCATCATATTAGAATTTATAGTGATATAAAGTTTATGTTAATCAAATACTATAGAAAATAAATTTAATGTATTTGTAACTAAAACTCGACGTATTATATCAATTGGTCCTCGCGATTGTAACCTAGTGGTTGGAGGACATCCAACATACATCAGTAGTCAGGGGTTCAATCCAATTCTCATGTCCCTTTAAGCATGGGTTAAACAATTTTCCTCTCACATGTTAGCCGTGAGACTGGTCGTTGTGGGGTCGTTGTGGGGTCGCTAGAGGGTTGGTTTaaccattttttttattatatcaATTGATACTTGTTCTACATGTTTGATGGGCTTAATTGATTATCAATTgatataatacaaaaaaaaaatggtAAACCAACCCTCTGGCAGCTTCGCGGTACCTTCTTGTTCGGCTTCTTTTGGTCATGGTGTTGTAGATTGGGTGGGAGCTGAGCTGATTGACTCGGGTAATTGCTCTGTTTTCATTAGTAGAATTCTTAATTCTGTAACTCGTCATATAATCTAGTCGACCTTTGGTAAATTCGGTAACCTAACGGATGTCAAGTTTTGGCGAACGAGACGATATTCTTTCTTTTCATTCGACAATGAAGGTGTTGCTCACAATGCTATCGCTAA comes from Rutidosis leptorrhynchoides isolate AG116_Rl617_1_P2 chromosome 4, CSIRO_AGI_Rlap_v1, whole genome shotgun sequence and encodes:
- the LOC139841900 gene encoding uncharacterized protein, which translates into the protein MTRENVDKLIYYCDLAWYKEVEDMQSKPMVWIGVYVAAASILCSIAMGADLLHGFRNRKLWFPSKYFTLDAASITVITVAMKLPVDLNTFMPGYLDQVTKLGSMAFMCTMMANIMPSLASMNNKTLLANVIGLVILVITIVVNICIEISTGVIQTTNIYVILIAAYIYLAMLLWLLIIIISSAIMIPSTKQILEFKYQVACKRTLDDQNNLMAMVENLRQYVRKYWVMAESGSPQFVLASNRLSSTSAIICVIILLIELLLCISLQFELRDTGETISSEWGSDYNWSVFSIFISQLIGIVVGTIAPIFRCFTIMNFNLFTNKNHFVIFKVEKYWFQQLCEWKESHIIFLSSGSWSLTFLRNLKNLFLELCIRIQKVIVVSSKMIGLIPIVISILIMYILRTWKSLVAMLFKLPPFKEDDDINSDLSDYVLQLEDDMKLSNQTLKRISNAINKFIQDAEKEQNKDLLVFLHPSTGFKGVESFDSDQVEALTSVKLVNSWSLPVVTLTCIAISLPNISNVAVHRLLDNVRESLRYTSLVEETVNNTREYSNILKATTTLWYEVEEKRMWLENTIKKGAFGGKTPIEVLEWFAVKAKTIVSENETTNGEVMVNNPKNLILANSMYRNAQTILFNYQANVEMINEDIKLFELLSSMISDILSACFTNIRRVIEMKCRESVIEKRESSVMDAAKLFGRTQEILKRVEGWELPSMDSGKMGFIDEWRLHLKRTIP